A genomic window from Hippocampus zosterae strain Florida chromosome 13, ASM2543408v3, whole genome shotgun sequence includes:
- the ptcd1 gene encoding pentatricopeptide repeat-containing protein 1, mitochondrial, translated as MLPSLATLCCRNGATMSLMGAKLSRLSALTKRAACRYGAPPSPAMRLFLTPGGVHVRRISVSDSAWRQDAEFPSPSDEDFGTLSAEISGRRSFRKVSPEMLDLNYQQDDDDQKLEETSRRPGRRNTTYWYFLQCKKLIKAGKLEEALEMFEQDMLRGERLQPEEYNYSVLIGGCGRAGHLNKAFKLYNDLKKRGLEASDATYTALFNACAESPHRRAALEKALKLEQEVRRKKLALGAATYHAVLKWHALGGNLHACMHTLREMLDVGHAVTQETFHYLLMACVNDKELGFRLALQVWRQMLKSGLAPDSKNYNLLLRTARDCGMGDPGLASGILLQSNQSHIKSGKRVDVDLLERQLLGRTDIPSGGGETQDSSAPLTPAESALLPVDSTPNLLDLLEGKGGGGGLISFGAVEGASDRLAVLGGGRGVLEKMAAGGLEPDLRTLTLLADTMAPGLRSLETLLEAAKRHGVKLDAAFFNSAIRRAARSGDLDAAKAVLSAMRQRHVTVDVQTFGSLALGCQRQKEGLQLLTDMEEAGLQPNAHVYSALIGRASRRLDYAYLKTLLKSMRDKGVWPNQVIIKQLEFAAQYPPNFDKYKSRNNYLLQIDGFRGYYEQWLQSMPAQAEQDGQDGRSALSAAFVKTQAEMIEGRKKQRAAARITLSSRKQTTRP; from the exons atgctCCCTTCCTTGGCAACTTTGTGCTGCCGAAATGGGGCAACCATGTCACTCATGGGTGCTAAATTGTCCCGTCTATCCGCGCTCACCAAGCGAGCTGCTTGCCGCTATGGAGCGCCACCATCGCCCGCGATGAGGCTCTTCCTCACTCCCGGCGGTGTGCACGTCAGACGGATCTCCGTGTCAGATTCCGCGTGGCGGCAGGACGCGGAGTTCCCCTCGCCGTCTGATGAAGACTTCGGCACCCTTTCCGCCGAAATTTCCGGCCGGAGGTCGTTTCGTAAAGTTAGCCCGGAGATGTTGGACCTGAACTACCAACAAGACGACGACGACCAGAAGCTGGAGGAAACTTCACGCAGGCCCGGCAGGAGAAATACCACCTATTGGTACTTCTTACAATGCAAGAAGCTGATTAAAGCTGGCAAG CTTGAGGAGGCCTTGGAGATGTTTGAGCAAGACATGCTGCGCGGAGAGCGGCTGCAGCCCGAGGAGTACAACTACAGCGTGCTCATCGGAGGCTGCGGGCGAGCCGGACACCTCAACAAGGCTTTCAAGCTCTACAATGAC CTGAAGAAGCGAGGTCTCGAGGCGTCGGACGCCACCTACACGGCTCTGTTCAACGCCTGCGCAGAGTCGCCGCACAGACGCGCGGCTCTGGAGAAGGCGCTCAAGCTGGAGCAGGAAGTGAGACGCAAGAAGCTCGCCCTCGGCGCCGCCACCTACCACGCCGTCCTCAAGTGGCACGCGCTCGGCGGCAACCTGCACGCCTGCATGCACACGCTcagg GAAATGCTGGATGTCGGTCACGCCGTTACTCAGGAGACGTTTCACTACTTGCTGATGGCATGTGTGAACGACAAAGAGCTCGGATTCAGGCTGGCTTTGCAG GTGTGGCGGCAGATGCTCAAGTCCGGCCTGGCTCCCGACTCCAAGAACTACAACCTGCTCTTGAGGACCGCGAGGGATTGTGGGATGGGTGACCCCGGACTGGCCTCCGGCATCCTGCTCCAGTCAAACCAGTCCCACATCAAGTCAGGCAAACGAGTGGACGTTGATCTTCTGGAGCGTCAACTGCTCGGCCGAACCGACATCCCAAGTGGGGGTGGCGAGACGCAAGACTCCTCGGCGCCGCTCACGCCGGCAGAATCTGCACTCCTGCCCGTCGACTCCACCCCGAACCTGCTggacctgctggagggaaagggcggcggcggcggcctgaTCTCCTTCGGAGCCGTGGAAGGGGCGTCCGACAGACTAGCCGTGCTGGGCGGAGGCCGAGGTGTCCTGGAGAAGATGGCGGCGGGCGGCTTGGAGCCCGACCTGCGGACTCTGACGCTGCTGGCGGACACCATGGCTCCCGGTCTTCGGTCTTTGGAGACGCTATTGGAGGCGGCCAAACGGCACGGCGTCAAGTTGGACGCCGCCTTTTTCAACTCGGCCATTCGCAGGGCTGCCAGAAGTGGGGACCTGGATGCAGCCAAG GCCGTGTTGAGTGCAATGCGACAGCGCCACGTGACCGTGGATGTGCAGACGTTTGGGAGCCTGGCGCTGGGATGTCAGAGACAAAAGGAAGGACTCCAACTACTCACCGACATGGAA gaggCGGGGTTACAACCCAACGCGCACGTGTACTCTGCCCTGATTGGCCGAGCGAGTCGCCGTCTGGATTACGCTTACCTCAAAACGCTGTTGAAAAGCATGCGTGACAAGGGGGTGTGGCCTAACCAAGTCATCATCAAACAGCTGGAGTTTGCTGCCCAGTACCCCCCCAACTTTGACAAG TACAAGTCCCGCAACAACTACCTGCTCCAAATTGACGGCTTCCGCGGTTACTACGAGCAGTGGTTGCAAAGCATGCCGGCTCAGGCCGAGCAGGACGGGCAGGACGGGCGGTCGGCATTGAGCGCCGCCTTTGTCAAAACTCAAGCCGAGATGATTGAGGGCCGGAAGAAGCAAAGAGCGGCGGCGAGGATCACACTGAGCAGCAGGAAACAAACGACGAGACCTTAA